Genomic DNA from Mycobacteriales bacterium:
CCGTCGAGCGGCACCGCCCGGCGATCACCTTCCTCACCACGCCGAACAACCCCACGGGCACCGCCACACCCCTGGAGGTCGTCGAGGCGGTGCTGGAGGCGAGCGCCGGGATGGTGGTGGTCGACGAGGCGTACGCCGAGTTCGCCGGCCTTCCCAGTGCCGTGACGCTGCTCGGCCGGCACCCGCGGCTGATCGTCAGCCGCACGATGAGCAAGGCCTTTGCGCTGGCGGGCGCCCGGGTCGGCTACCTCGCCGCGAGCCCCGCCGTCGTGGACGCGCTGCGCCTGGTCCGGCTCCCCTACCACCTGAGCGCGCTCACCCAGGCCGCCGCGCGGGTCGCTCTCGCCCACGCCGACGAGCTGCTCGGCACCGTGGAGCAGGTCAAGGCGCAGCGCGACCGGATGGTGCGCGAGATCCCGTCGTACGGGCTCCAGGTCGTGCCGACCGCGGCGAACTTCCTGTTGTTCGGGCCTTTCGGGCAGCCGGTGCAGGTCTGGCAGGCGCTGTTGGACCGGGGGGTGCTGGTGCGCGACGTCAGCGGCGGCCCGGGGCTGGCCGGCTGGCTACGCGTGAACGCCGGTACCGAAAGCGAGACGACGTCCTTCCTGGACGCACTGAAGGAGATCACCTCATGAGCAGGACCGCTCTGGTCGAACGCACGACGAAGGAGTCGGACGTGCGTGTCGAGCTCGACCTGGACGGCACCGGTCAGGCGTCCTCCGACACGGGGGTGCCCTTCTTCGACCACATGATCGCCCAGCTCGGCAAGCACGGTGGCTTCGACCTGACCGTGCGTACCCGCGGCGACCTCGAGGTCGACGCCCACCACACGGTCGAGGACACCAGCCTGGCGATCGGCACCGCCCTGAAGCAGGCGCTCGGCGACAAGGCCGGCATCCGCCGCTTCGGCGACGCGCTGGTGCCGTTGGACGAGTGCCTGGTGCAGGCCGCGGTCGACCTGTCCGGGCGGCCGTACGTCGTGCACGAGGAGCCGCAGCTGGTCGAGCTGATCGGGTCCTACGACACCACGCTGACCCGGCACATCTGGGAGTCCCTCGTCGCGACGGCAGACATCGCCCTGCATGTGCGGGTGTTGTCCGGCCGCAACGCCCACCATGTCGTCGAGGCGCAGTTCAAGGCGGTGGCCCGCGCGCTGCGGGACGCCGTCGCGCTCGACCCGCGCGTCGGCGGCATCCCCAGCACCAAGGGCAGTCTGTGAGCACCGTCGCGCTGCTGGACTACGGATCGGGCAACCTGCGCTCGGCGCAGCGGGC
This window encodes:
- the hisB gene encoding imidazoleglycerol-phosphate dehydratase HisB; this encodes MSRTALVERTTKESDVRVELDLDGTGQASSDTGVPFFDHMIAQLGKHGGFDLTVRTRGDLEVDAHHTVEDTSLAIGTALKQALGDKAGIRRFGDALVPLDECLVQAAVDLSGRPYVVHEEPQLVELIGSYDTTLTRHIWESLVATADIALHVRVLSGRNAHHVVEAQFKAVARALRDAVALDPRVGGIPSTKGSL
- a CDS encoding histidinol-phosphate transaminase; this encodes MRPDLDTLPVRDDLRGKAPYGAPQLPDSIQLNVNENPHAPSPGLVADLARAVGEAAATLNRYPDREAVALRTDLAGYLSRQTGVPLDVEQVWVANGSNEVLQQVGQAFGGPGRVALGFEPSYSMHPLLAAGTNTGWVAARRAADFTLDAGTAVAAVERHRPAITFLTTPNNPTGTATPLEVVEAVLEASAGMVVVDEAYAEFAGLPSAVTLLGRHPRLIVSRTMSKAFALAGARVGYLAASPAVVDALRLVRLPYHLSALTQAAARVALAHADELLGTVEQVKAQRDRMVREIPSYGLQVVPTAANFLLFGPFGQPVQVWQALLDRGVLVRDVSGGPGLAGWLRVNAGTESETTSFLDALKEITS